tgatataaaatataaggtccttatgcttccaaaaccataCCACAAGCGATGTGTGTTAATGTTCACACCGAGTGTCGGGGCTctcaaaagtactgagtaaatggtctgaatacttatgtaaatgtgatatttcaaactgttttttctttgtcattatggggtattgtgtgtagattgatgagggggggaaaacgatttattcaattttagaataaggctgtaatgtaacaaaatgtggaaaaagtgaagtggtctgaatatttaGCAAATGAACTGCATTTCTCATTTTTGCCTACTTTATAAAAATGTCAACTTCTGGAGCTCATAgggctggtcaaaagtaatgcactgaatagggtgccattttggacacaacctTTGTCCATCCAACTCTCCTGACTCCTCCCTCCCCCAGGTGTCCTGCTGCAATGTCAAGGCGGAGTAGGAACAGCCGGGCATGGCGTTACGTATGGAGTGGAATACGGCGAGACGCTGATTCCCGAGTGCTGGTACTGGCCTCAGAGAGTCAGGAGTGGGGCTACGAAAGCTTACAGGTAAGGGTCGGTTTGTGACGGACGTAGACCAGGGGTGTGAAACTCATTGCATGGAGGGCAGATTGTCTTCTGGTTTTTGTTATTTCCTTTCAATTTGtgtccaattaagacctagataaccaagtgaggggagttcctaactaatcaggGACCTAAGGCTAGttgatcaatcaagtacaagggaggagcgaaaatcCGCAAATAATTGGccttccatggaatgagtttgacacctctgACGTAgatggttccattgtgccagaaATGCGGAGTCAAGCACAGCTGACATATTTGAGCACTGTTAGGTACTGTTTGTAAATTGTGTTTGTACCCTCTGCAGTACAGTGACTCAGACTCTGAGCCAGACTACCGGCTCGTGGTGCCACCGGTCCCCAGTGCAGTGCCCGTTACCGGAGAGTCGTACTGCACCTGCGACTCCCAGGCTGAGCCCAGCTACAACCCACGTCTCCGGGGCTTCCACCGCGTCAAAGACTGCCACTGTGGAGAGGAAGACCAGGGTGAGGATGGGAGGGGCAGGGTGGAGAAACTAAGGTGGTGTTCAGaagggcacaccgtagcaaaagtTTTGAAGTGGAAAgtgagtgttttttttattggtcaagttcaggtagtcccttcaGGTAATTCACACGGCGTCTGAGGGTTTTCATCTGTTTCATGCCCAGGCTGTATCAGGGAGTTCCCAAAGTTAAACTCTCACCATTATTTGGTTATTAAAATATCTAAGTGTCTGAGATGTTGCAGGTCAACTGTCATTGGATCCACTGACCTCTTGACATTGCAGACTTCGACTGGGTGTGGGACGATAGTAACCGCTCCATGGCCACGTTGATGACCTGCGACAACCGCAAAGTCAACTTCCACACGGAGTACAGCTGCGGCACAGCAGCCATCAGAGGTTCCAAGGAGCTGGCAGATGGCCAGCATTTCTGGGAGATCAAGATGACATCACCAGTGTATGGGACAGATATGGTGAGGCTCCACCCATCATTACTCAGGAGACAGGATTAAAgtgatcagtggaggctggtgtcaCTTTAAATAGGAGGACGGGCATATTTAATGGAATGAATGGAGCTgttttcattccattccagccattactatgagcctgtcctctAATTTCTCtcttcaccagcctccactgctgggGGTTGGGGCTTAGGCTTGTAAGACCTTAGGAAGTTTAGTGGTTTCTCTTTCCTAAAGCTTATTTTGTGAACCTTTTGCATTTTGTATGATGGTGTGCATGTTGATTACTGTTCTATTTTGATATGTGATTAAGGTGAACATGTTGAATGAAGACTTTTGATGTTGTGTAGATGGTAGGCATCGGAACCTGTGACGTGAACCTGGATAAGTACAGACATACCTTCTGCAGCCTGTTGGGGAAAGATGATGACAGCTGGGGTCTCTCCTACACTGGTAAAACCATATAATCCATCAGATAGTACTTATCACAAACATTCCTGGGTTCATATAGTATTAGTTTCTTTCACATATGTTCAGCGTTTGATTGAGTGGTGCCTGCTCTGCTGGACAGGGTTTTCACTTTTGGAGCTATCGTATTTgtaccaggcaagctcaatcaagcataGCTCAAAataacaaatactatttgaacccatgcCCCTGATTACGAAACATACACAGTGAAATCATCACTCAGTGCTgcctgtttttttgttttctttaaaaagaAAAGGAAAGCCGCAAGCTACCGATGCAGGGTTGtcaaacactgtgtgtgtgtgtgtgtgtgtgtgtgtgtgtgtgtgtgtgtgtgtgtgtgtgtgtgtgtgtgtgtgtgtgtgtgtgtgtgtgtatatacatacatacatacatacatacatacatacatacatacatacatacatacagttgaagtcagaagttgacatacatcttagtcaaaatacatttaaactcagtttttcacaattcctgacatttaatcctagtaaatattccctgttttaggtcagttaggatcaccactttattttaagaatgtcaaatgtcagaataatagtagagagatttatttcagattttatttctttcatcacattcccaatgggtcagaagtttacattcactcaattagtattttgtagcgtTGCCTTTCAATTATTTAActagggtcaaacgtttcgggtagccttccgcaagcttcccacaataagttgggtgaaatttggccctttcctcctgacagagctggtgtaactgagtcaggtttgtaggccttgctcgcacatgctttttcagttatgcccacaaattttctataggattgaggtcagggctttgtgatggccactccaataccttgactttcttgtccttaagccattttgccacaactttggaagtatgcttggggtcattgtccatttggaagacccatttgcgaccaagctttaacttcctgactgatgtcttgagatgttgcttcaatatatccacataattttctttcctcatgatgccatctattttgttagtctaccagtccctcctgcggtaaagcacccccacaacatgatgctgccacccccatgcttcacggttgggatggtgttctttggcttgcaagcgtccccctttttcctccaaacataacgatggtcattatgtctgaaaagttatatttttgtttcatcagaccagaggacatttctccaaaaagtgcgatctttgtcacatgtgcagttgcaaaccgtagtctggctttttctatgacggttttggagcagtggcttcttccttgctgagcggcctttcaggttatgtcgatataggacttgttttactgtggatatagatacttttgtacctgtttcctccagcatcttcacaaggtcctttgctgttgttctgggattgatttgcacttttcgcaccaaagtacattcatcacTTGGAGacggaacgcgtctccttcctgagcggtatgatggctgcgtggtcccatggtgtttatacttgcgtactattgtttgtacagatgaacgtggtaccttcaggcgtttggaaaatgctcctaaggatgaaccagacttgtggaggtcttcgctgatttcttttgattttcccatgatgtcaagcaaagaggcactgagtttgaaggtaggccttgaaatgcatccacaggtacatctccaattgactcaaattatgtcaattagcctatcagaagcttctaaagcctttacatcattttctggaattttccaagctgtttaaaggcacagtcaacttagtgtatgtaaacttctgacccactggaattgtgatacagtgaattataaatgaaataatctgtctgtaaacaactgttgaaaaaattacttgtgtcatgcacaaagtagatgtcctaaccgacttgccaaaactatagtttgttaacaagaaatgtgtggagtggttgaaaaacgagttttaatgactccaacctaagtgtatgtaaacttccgacttcaagtgtgtatatgtgtgtgtgtgtgtgtgtatgtatgtatgtatatatatatatatatatatattatataatatatatatatattatatattatatatatatatatattatatatatatatatttgttttttattttttaatctcctcgtgtggttcccaccgtgaagcatgaaggaggaggtgtgggggtgctttgctggtgacactctgtgatttatttagaattcaaggcacacttaaccagcagggttaccacagcattctgcagcgatacgccaacccatctgatttgcgcttagtgggacgatcacttgtttttcaaaaggacaatgacccaacacacctccaggctgtgtaagggctatttgaccaagaaggagagtgctgcgtcagatgacctggactccacaatcacccgacctcaacccaattgagatggtttgggatgagttggaccggagagggaaggaaaagcagccaacaagtgatcagcatatgtgggaactccttcaagactgttggaaaagcattctggGTGAAGCTGGTTTGAGTAGCGCTTAGGGAGAAtgcaataattattatttttgccAGACAGTCCTTGAAAGAGATCATATCtctttgttttttattttctcGATGGCAGTATTGATCTGACCGTTTTTGTACCCCCTTCATAGAATTTTATGTTTATCTCAGTGTTTCATTTGAAGTCTGATTtgtcttttttaaattcttttgATTCTGCAAAATTGCCTGTAAGGCAAACAGTTTTTCAAGGGAAGCAGGTGACAGCTATCAGCCTTCAGCAAACTGTTATGATCAGTGGGTTTCTTGTAAAGGTGTGTGTATAGAACATTAACCTCACAAATAATCAAAATATCAAGTAAACTGATTTGATGTGTGTAAGATTGCATAATGGATCTTTGGTGCTCCGAACAAGAGTTTTTAAGGGATACTTTGGAATTTTGGCAATTAAGACCTTTTATCTActtcccagagtcagattaacttgtAGATATAATTTTTATGTCTCTTCGTCAAGTATGGTTTTGACTAGAAGGAATACAGCTTCTGTCAGATTtgactttttgtagcaggttagaaGATTTGTGTTAAGGTTAtgaaaagggttagctaaaatgcaaaaacaTCACTTTTGATgtcaatttgacaaaagctgttaAGCCATGACCATCCAGTATGAAGGTAGGTCGGTaagctgttcccatagacttccagtcattgctctAACGCTAGTTGGCATTTGATGAGCTAACTGgaatggaaaattccagaatggAACCAAGATATCAATGTACCATTTCCAAATAATGTTGggcaaaaaaacttttttttgttgAGAGGGTTGAGAATGGACTGTAACCCAGATACAAATTAGCATAATTAGGAGCCATAGGGGATCCCATAATAGTACCCTTCATCTGGATAAAGACATTTTGAAACATGAAATAATTTTGTGTGTGAGCCTGTTTTGTTTTCCCCTTATAATGCTAATATGGGCATCTTCTTCTAGGTCTGTTGCATCATAAAGGAGACAAGGTGAACTTCTCCTCACGTTTCGGCCAGGGCTCAATCATCGGAGTGCACCTGGACACATGGCACGGAACACTCGCCTTCTTTAAGAACCGCAAGTGCATAGGTAATTACAGGGGTCACAGGTCAAGGGGACCAGGTGGGGTGAGTAGTGATCTACACATAGTAATTTAATTAcgttttgcagtagcttggtgctAGTTGAACTAAATTTAAATCTTGGTAGCGTTTTGAGTAGTTAACTTTTTTGCCATGTAgttgtagctaactactggaactacacactactttttggGGCAAAAAGATAAgaaaatatgggtgaagtaggaAATAATTTCCTTTCTTTTATGGCATAAGACATgactaattctcacttgaaacagttTTTGTTGTTAACATTTGACTGTTGCAATTTATagtctgacatttcagatttagatataATTTATCACAAAGTAGTTTGAATGTgctgaactactttttcaaattaactttagttaagtacactaaacttagcaaaaaaagaaacgtcctctcactgtcaactgcatttatttagTAGCTTGATAAACTATATTTTCAgggtagcttccccaacactgcatGTTAGATGGGTGGTTAGGCAGCATGTAACTAGATGGGCATTaggggccagtttcccagacactgATTTATGCTTAGTCCTGGGCTACAATGCATGCTCTATGGAAAATTTCCATTCAAAGTGATttctagtccaggactaggcttgatCTGGGATGGGAAAACTGGCCCTATAAATCACTTCTAGACCTAATTAACATGGAACGTACCTAGGATTTGTCATATTGCCCCTCTACATGTACCCAGCTAGTTACCCCTATGCTGCGCCTAGCCTTTTGCTTGTGTGTGACGTTGGGTAAGTGACAGCAAATGGAAACATTTCCATTCTAAACTGGACAGTAAAGTGTGTATTCTATTCTGCAGGCGTGGCGGCTACGGCACTACAGAACAAGCGTTTCTACCCCATGGTGTGTTCCACAGCAGCCAAGAGCAGCATGAAGATGATCCGCTCCTGCTTCACGCCCACTTCCCTGCAGTACCTGTGCTGTGCCCGCCTCCGCCAGCTCCTCCCTGAGTGCCCAGACACCCTGAGCATACTGCCGCTGCCCCCTGGCCTGCGCCACCTGCTGCACAATAAGCTGGGCTGGGTCCTCAGCCTCAACAACGGCCTCCTGGGGGCcccagagggggaggaagggagggtggaGGGCTTGGGGTCTGACTCACCCCCTACGCCCCCCTTGGCCGGGGCCTTGTCCTCTGAAAGCGATGACTCTGAGGGGTGTTCGTCGGACCCTGAGGCGTGTCAGAGGAAGAGATGTCGTTGGACGTGACGGGAATCCGACGTGACCCCCAATATAAACACATGGGGTatgtcctaaatgacaccctattccctatatagtgcactactggtcaAAGGCCCATAGGACTCTTgtcaatagggtgccatttggatgcAGCCATGAACTGGACTGAATCCCTGCCccctccctgagacacactcaagttataatcccttacacacatacacacgcacacacgttaCCGTTAATGGGTGAACCCAGGACCTGGGGACAGTGTTATGGAAACATTTTAATCAAGATCAAACAAAGACCTATGGCCAAACTTCAGTGTACATTAACAGTATATGCAACAACAATAATGACATGGAATCAATGAAAAGAGACCAAGTGCAGCATTATGTGAATTCTCACCATGCGTTCTCCTTGTACATGAAAAGCTGGTTGGATTGCTATAGGAGTGGCCCGTAAGGCCATATTTTAAGTTTCTGTTTTAGCTGACCGAAGAACGAAAGTCGAGTCCAGAGAGTTGTCAAAATGTCCTCTCCAAGACATttatttgttacatttatatGTTCTTGCTCTGCAGGTAATACACAGTTCAAGTAATCAGTTTGACAGTTATGAATACTCAGTGAAACAAAGTTATTTTGTTGTTAATCAACACATTTGTTTCGGAGCAGGAACAAacttttattctttattttatttagatCAGCTTGACAATGTATTCCCCTGAATTATTTTTGTCATATCGACACcagacatttttatttatttttttaacaaatgTTTTAGGGGGGGTTCTGATTCATTTTTCACTCAATACTGCTGTCGTATTAGATATTGGTTGGGGGAGTGATGACTGTTATACACACCCTCTATGTTGAACTGAGTTGTCATGCACCGTTCTTATACTGACCTCCCTGTTATGCTCTCCTTCTGCTTGATGGTAGACTCATGTCTGTTAGTCAGACAGACATTTGATTTAGTTGTCACCCCTGTGCATCCAATGGTTGGGCTGCAGACAGTGTACTGAATAAAGAAGGCAAAGGGGGTAgaaaaggggtgtccacatattataataaatgtgttattatttttcagtGTACAATGTTTATTTTATGCATCAAAGCACTTGTATATACCGTGCATttagaaactattcagaccccttgactttttatcacattagccttattctaaaatgtattaaattgttcttttttctcatcaatctatgcacaataccccataatgacaaagaaaaaacaggtttttagaaatgttaactttttttaaattaatacatttgctattacatttacttaagtattcagaccctggagaaggttttcatcaaggatcactctatactttgtttatctttccctcaattctgactactctcccagtccctgccgctgaaaaacatccctccagaatgctgccaccgccgtacataaaggcctaattggtggagtgctgcagagatggttgtccttctggaaggttatcccatctccacagaggaactcttgagctctatCAGGGTTCttgggtcttggtggttccaaacttcttccatttaagaatgatggaggccactgtgttcttggggaccttcaatgctgcagaaatgttttggtacccttccccagatctgtgccttgacacaatcctgtcttggaactcgagagacaattccttcgacctcatggcttggtttttgctctgatatgcactgtcaactgtgggacctttatatatacaggtgtgtgcctttccaaatcatgcccaatctattgaatttactacaggtggactccaatcaagttgtagaaacatctcaaagatgttcaatggaaacaggatgcacctgagctcaatttcgagtctcctagcaaagggtctgaatacttatgtatataaggcatttctgttttttattttgaatacatttgctaaaagtTCTAAAACAACTCTTtgcactttgtcattatgcggtattgtgttttttaaatacattttagaaaaaggctgtaatgttacaaactgtggaaaaagtgaaggagtctaaatactttcccaatgcactgtataaacGGGATATATAAATGGATTTTCTATGTAAtgttcatactgtatgtatatgccTTTATTCTTATCTTGATGTCTGTCTTAATCTTTCCAATAATGTATATCTAAAGCATGGCCTTTGACTGAAACTAAGATGAATAGGTGAAATATGCACAGAACTATCGCTGTattggcattttttttttttttttattcaaaaaaTTATTGGTGCTTTTTGCCTTTTTCCCCTGCTTCCAGCAAATGTTTAATAATCACTCACATTCAGTATTCTCTTCTCTGTTAGGTTGCAATAACAATATAAATCTTATGTTTGCACACCAATGTTCCTCCAGGAACTAAGGATTAACTAAGTAATGTTTGcgaatgtgtcacgccctgaccttaaagagcagttttatttctctatttggttaggtcagggtgtgatgtggggcgGGCATTCtgttgtttatttctttgtttttggctgagtatggttcctaatcagaggcagctgtctatcgttgtctctgattgggaatcatacttaggcagccctttttccacctgtgattgtgggatcttgtttttgtgtagctgcctgtgagcagccccagaacgtcacgtcccgtttttctcctgttttgttgttttggtgagtttcattttcattaaaagatgtggaattccatgcacgttgcgccttggtttatttatgatcgggagttTGAAGATAGCGAGCGTGAccgaagatcccaccacaaaaagaccaagcagtGTGCGCCTACGGGGAAGACGAGTTGGACATGGGATGACATCCTGGACGGCACTGGATCCTGgccgtgggaggagatccaggctggaagggattgcctcccatgggaacaagtggaagcagcgagagaggaacagcgacgagatcgggagtcacggcaacgacggaaccccgagaggcagctccaaaaataaaattggggggggcacacggagattggcggagtcagggttgagacctgagccaactccccatgcttaccgtggggagcgtgtgactaatcaggcaccgtgttatgcagtgatgcgcactgtgtctccagtgcgcattcacagcccggtgcgctcgttgcctgcgccccgcatttgccgggctaaagtgagcattcagccaggacggattgtgccggctcagcgctcctggtctccggtgcgtctcctcagtccaggatatcctgcgccagctctacgcactgtgtcgccagtgcgccttcacagcccagttcgtcctgtgccagcgccccgcacttgccgggctaaagtgagcatccagccaggacgggttgtgccagccctacgctccagacctccagtgcgcctccacggcccagtatatcctgtgccagccccacgcacccagtctccagtgcgtctccccagtccggtgagacctgttccggctccacgtacgaagcctccagtgatgatccatggcccggagcctgtagtgatgatccatggcacgaaaccTCCGGTGacaatccatggcccggagcctccggagACGATCCATGGGCCGGAGCCTCTGGCGACGATCCATGACCCGGAGCCTGCGGCGACGATCCATGACCCGGAGCCTGCGGCGACGGCCCCcggcccggaacctccggcgacgatccGCGGTCCGGttacacaaaagcggagggatcagtgggcggagcgggggctacgccccgaaccggagccgccaccaagggtagatgcccacccgcaccctcccctataggttcaggtttgtggattggtgatttatATTTGCGAATACATTTGGCATGATATTGATCCCATacacttcttctaaacctgaaaagggagAACTTCTAAATGTTCCGCAGCAATAATAGACAAATATATCCAAATCAGTCGTAAGTAGCCACATTGTGGTCCTAACACAATACAGAAATCATGACAGATTTGAAGAATAAATACACCtgtgctgtcttcaaccaggatctcagcgatcactgtctcactgcctgcgtccgtaatgggtccgcggtcaaacgaccacccctcatcactcaaacgctccctaaaatacttcagcgagcaggcctttctaatcgacctggcccgggtatcctggaaggatattgacctcatcccttcagtagaggatgcctggttattctttaaaagtgctttcctcaccatcttaaataagcatgccccattcaaaaaatggagaactaagaacagatatagcccttggttcactccagacttgactgcctttgaccagcacaaaaacatcctgtggcgtactgcattagcaccGAATAGCCCCGCGATATGCAATTTTTCAGGGAAGTTAAGAACCAacatacacagtcagttaggaaagcaaaggctagctttttcaaacagaaatttgcatcctgtagcacaaattccaaaaggttttaagacactgtaaagtccatggagaataagagcacctcctcccagcttcccactgcactgaggctaggaaacactgtcaccaccgataaatccacgataatcgagaatttcaataagcatttttctacggctggtcttgctttccacttggctacccctaccccggccaaccccggccaacagcctTGCACCCCCCGCAGACTACATCTAATtttgctatcacagtgccatccgttttgtcaccaaacccccatatactactcaccaccgcgacctgtatgctctcgttggctggccctcgctttatatttgtcgtcaaacccactggctccaggtcatctataagtctttgctaggtaaagctccgccttatctcagctcactggtcaccatagcaacacccacccatagcacgtgctccagcaggtatatttcactggtcatccccaaagccaacgcttcctttggctgcctttccttccagttctctgcggccaatgactggaacgaattgcaaaaatcactgaagctggagacttaaatctccttcactaactttaagcatcagctgttagagcagcttaccgatcactgcacctgtacacagcccatctgtaaatagcccacccaactacctcatccccctaTAGGTTCATTGAGGGCCTTAAGTAAAATGACTGCCATAAAGATTTGCACATAGGAGAGATATGGAAAACCTGCAACTCCATATTTGGAAGCACTTAGGTCACCTGACTTTTGGCAGGGATTTGACGACAAGGAAAAGACGAAGTTCTCACACATAGACAAGAAGTTCTCATGGTAGAAGGCGATTTGTAGTCATAGAAAAAAAGtattaccatagattttcaagcagatgtaAGTCAGAACTAActttgccactcaggaacattcactatcttcttggtaaacaactgcagtgtagatgtggccttgtgttgtaggtcaTTGTTTTGCTGCagggtgaattcctctcccaatCTCTGGTGTAAAGCacactgaagcaggttttcctctaggatttcgcatgtgcttagctccatcctgtttctttttaccctgaaaaactccccagtattgttgatctatcctcagttttctaccaTCACAGACATTGAACtctataaatgttttaaaatcaccaatggcctcatggtaacgTCCCTGAGCAATTTCATTcttgtcctgcagctcagttcagaagggaGACTATCTTTTATGTGTCCGGGTGgtttaatatacactgctcaaaaaaataaagggaacacttaaacaacacaatgtaactccaagtcaatcacacttctgaaATCAAacggtccacttaggaagcaacactgattgacaatacatttcacatgctgttgtgcaaatggaatagacaacagatggaaattataggcaattagcaagacacccccaat
This genomic stretch from Salmo trutta chromosome 32, fSalTru1.1, whole genome shotgun sequence harbors:
- the LOC115170732 gene encoding SPRY domain-containing SOCS box protein 3-like produces the protein MSRRSRNSRAWRYVWSGIRRDADSRVLVLASESQEWGYESLQYSDSDSEPDYRLVVPPVPSAVPVTGESYCTCDSQAEPSYNPRLRGFHRVKDCHCGEEDQDFDWVWDDSNRSMATLMTCDNRKVNFHTEYSCGTAAIRGSKELADGQHFWEIKMTSPVYGTDMMVGIGTCDVNLDKYRHTFCSLLGKDDDSWGLSYTGLLHHKGDKVNFSSRFGQGSIIGVHLDTWHGTLAFFKNRKCIGVAATALQNKRFYPMVCSTAAKSSMKMIRSCFTPTSLQYLCCARLRQLLPECPDTLSILPLPPGLRHLLHNKLGWVLSLNNGLLGAPEGEEGRVEGLGSDSPPTPPLAGALSSESDDSEGCSSDPEACQRKRCRWT